The genomic window GTCTCGGGCCGCAGCCACTGGCGGCAGAGTTCGTGGAGTTGGGCCAGAGCCTGGCGGGGCCCAGTCACATCCCGGTAGGAGAACTGCCGGAAGCGCAGGCGGCACAGCTCCTGAGCGTGGCAGCTGCTTTCCCAAGAGCTGCACACCTGCTCCCAGGGGGAGTCCTCCTCCTTCACTGTCACGCGGCTGTCTGCACCTTCAGGTGCGGGGCCTGGCACAGCTTCATCCATGGTGAGCCTAAAGACTTAAAGGAAAAGGTTCACTTAGCCCAGGTTCAcacttcaaaatgttttccaaacgAACATCTGAGGCATACGAATGGATCAGTAacagcacagaaacagacattAAGATCTGTGGAACAGAAGAGacaacccagaaacggacccacaaacctctggccaactaatctttgacaaagcaggaaagaatatccaatggaataaagacagcctcttcagcaagtggtactgggaaaactgaacggtgacacgcagaagaatgaacctggaccactttcttacaccatacacaaaaataaattcaaaatggaggaaagacctaaacgtaggacaggaagccatcaaaatcctagagaagaaagcaggcaaaaacctctttgaccttggccgcagcaacttcttactcaacacatctctggaggcaagggaaacaaaagcaaaaatgaactactgggacctcatcaaaataaaaagcttctgcacagcaaaggaaacaatcagcaaaactaaaaggccaccgacagaatgggagaagatatttgcaaatgaggtatcagataaagggttagtatccaaaatctataaagaacttatcaaagttaacaccccgaaaaacaaataatccagtgaagaaatgggcaaaagacatgaacacacacttttccaaagaagacatccagatggccgacacatgaaaaaatgctcaacatcactcatcatcaaggaaatacaaatcaaaaccacaatgacatatcacctcacacctgtcagaatggctaaaattaacaactcaggcaacaggtgttggcaaggatgcagagaaagggcaacccttttgcactgctgatgggaatgcaaacttgtgcagccactctggaaaacagtatggaggttcctcaaaaaattaaaaatagtactaccctacgacccagcaattgcaccactaggtatttatccaaaggatattaaaatgctgatttgaaggagcacacccaccccgatgtttatagcagtgttatcgacaatagccaaattatggaaagagcccagatgtccatcaactgatgaatggataaagaatacaatggagtattattacttggcgatcaaaaagaatgaaatcttgccatttgcaagattggaactgaagggtattatgctaagtgaaattagaaagacagatatcatatgatttcacgcatgtcgaatttaagatacaaaacatgaacacaggggaagggaagcaaaagtaatataaaaacagggagcgggacaaaacataagaaactgttttttaaatgttattttattttttaaaatttacatccaagttagttagcataaacataagaaactcttaaatacagagaacaaacagggttgttggagggggttggggtggggggatgggctaaatgcacaaggggcattaaggaggacactagttggggtgagcactgggtgttatatgtaggagATGAACTACTggattctatttctgaaattattactgcactatatgctaactaccttggatgtaaacttaaaaaaacaaaaataattttaaaaatggatcagTAAATTAGAAGAGCTTCAAAATTCTATGAAACATACTTGTATTTTTGTCCCCACTGTAAGTCATGCTCAGAAACTGAGCCTGCTTGCCCATACTGCCAGTGAAGTTAATGAGAACTATATCTTGAACCCTGAGGGGGGGTTGATCCAGGAGGTAAGGGCTGTGAGGGAAGCAGAGTGAACAAGATGCTTGAGCAGCCTACACTCCAGCTGGAGAGAAGAGAATTTCATCCGTGGAGGAATCCTAACATACTCTCTCATCTGTGCATTTCCCACAGAATATTCCACCTTAAATGCAGGGGAGGTAGACTGTTTACAAAGTCTCCTGTCCTCTAAAACTTCGTACGATGAGATTCCGTCACTTCTGTCATCAACAGGTGGAGTCTACTTGTCCTTCCCTTGAATCTATGCTGGCCTGTGACTTGCTCTGGCCAAGAGAATACGGGAATAATCGTTCTGCAAGAGGAAGTGCTTACAGCTCTTGGCACACGGCCACGAGACTGCCATGCATAGGGCATGTGGATtggaacccaggtgcccccaactaaAGCCCAGCGGGGCCTTGTTCCCAGCTGATTCACCACCTGAGTGCAACCACAGGTAAGTCCAGCCAGAGAAGTGCCCAGTCAACCCACAAAATCAATGAAAAGTAATAAGCTGAGGTGGTTTTGAGCCACTAACtttggtgttttaatttttaatttttttaatgttaagaatAGACCATTGAAACACATGcttcaagttctctctctccttacttTCTTCTTGTATGATCTCACTAATCACAATTTCAGTTCTATTCCAGGAACACTCAAATCTCTGGCTGACTCCACCTGCCTTTTACATTCCAGACTCACGTCTTGAAATGACAGTAGGATGCCTCCAGCTTCCAGCCTCTCCTGGGTCGTAATTCCAGCAcatcccaaactgaaatcaaAGTGTCCTCAGAGCTGAACTCACTGTTTCCCCCATATTTCCATTGGCATCACCACCATCCTCCATGCATTCTGGCTTAAAACCAGCCCCTGTACAATATTATTCTGAGTCCAGTCAATTCTTCCTCCAAAACGCCTCTAACAGCCATTACTTCCCTTTTATTCCCCTATTACCATTTACATGGCAATAAAATTTGCAATACAGTAATTTTCTGTGTGGTATCCCTGCCCCACAGTCCACTCTATTATGGGTTAATATTTCCTAAAGTACAGTTGGGACCTTGTTCAACGCATCTCCCCCACCAAAGAGTTTCAACTGCTCCTTTTGAACTAAATTCACACTCCCCAGGACCTGCCCTTCCCTGGGCTTTTACTGGTGTGTCTGTCACTGGATAGACATCTGAGCACGTCTTCATCCTGCAGGAATGTTAACCCCGCAATGAAAGACAGCCCGGGCCCCCTAGACAGCCCTCGCCTTCGCAAACTCCGCATCCCTGCCACGCTGACTGCTCAATTTCTATCCGCCCGCCTTCTCCCTCGCGGCCAGAACTGCCCTTCCAGGAGGGCCGATTTCCCAAGTCCCAGCGCAAACACCTCCCTGAACCTCAAGTCCACACCGGGAAAACCGGAGAGCGAGCCCGACCAGCCACGCCCACCCGGTCCCCCTTCGCCGGACGCCCGAGGACAGGGGCTCCCGTCCACACGGTCCAGCGCCCACCTGGTGCCCGGTCCGCGCGGCGGGTGCAGAATGCACCGAGGGCTCCCGCAGCCCAGCAcacgcccccacccaccccccgagGTGGCCTCAGGCACCCCGGAGGCACTCGGCTGCCGCTCAATACGTACTCGTCCGACTACCGGTCAGTCCACCAAAAGCCCAAGGACCGCGCTCAACGAAGACGTCACGGTCTCGCGAGCGCCAGCCTCCCGGCAGCCCCGAGGCCGAGTCTCCGCAACTCTTTCTTCCGCCCCACGGGCAGGCGAGTCTCGGCTCTTCTAGGATCGCGGTCCCGGCCTCTCTAGGAAGGCGGCCGCGCTTCTCTCTGGTGCGCCGGGAGGACCCCGTCGCCCCTTCCGCCCCGCGCAGGCGCGTCCCGACGCCCCGCGCCCACCCTCCTCTCTGTAAatcttttcaattaaaaacaagacGGCAAAGGCAAAACTGAGACTGTTTAGGATCTTCTCAGGCTGCTGGTTAGACAGATAAATGAACAATTACAAAATAAGAAGCACAAGTTCTTAAAATTTAAGTATGCAGATCATAGAAACTCAAGTTGCATACAGACTGTAAAATGAAAAGTGCACCATCCCTAAGGTCAACCATTGttaataatttgtgtgtgtgttttcccaggACGCCACCAGCCACATagtagcactcaataaatatttattgagtgaatatgGACCTCTAGGATCACCATAGGATTTTGCACCTCAGCTTTTTCTGTTAAGATAGCTGGGAGATCTTTCCATACCAGCTTATTGATTAacagctaaataatattccattgtatggatgcacCATAATTTACCTAACTATCCCTGttttatgtgtacatgtatacacatatgtgtgtgtatatgtgggtgtgggtgtgtgtgtgggtgtgggtgtgtatacAGTAAGTAATGGTGCAGAGAACATTCAGTATCTTTACATGCTTATAATCCCAGGTTAAATGCTACACATTGGAATTGATCTGTTAAAGAgcatgtgcttttaaaattttatatacagaTCCCTGGTGAATTTTTAAGGGCACTGctgtttaaagtaaaagaaaaatctaacagaaaaatccagaaaaatgtgAACACGGCTGTTTACAAAATCAGAATTATAACTGACcaattaacatataaaaagatgttcaactttgACAgcaaaaatatttggtaaaaccACTTAAAAGGTACCAGCTTGGCAAATCAAAAGAGTAATTCCCAGGGTTGATGTGAGTATGAACAATGTGGGCATTTTCATAGACTGCTAACACGAGGTGTAGATTAGTATAATCTTTCTGGAGGACCACCTGGCAAATGAATCAAAAGCCTTAGAAAATGTGCCTACCAGGTGCTTGgatagctcagtgggttaagcatctcttgatctcagctcagttcttgatctgAGGGTGtcatttcaagccctgcattgggctctgtgctgggcatgaagtctacttaagAAAGAGGGatgggggcgggtgggggcggggtgggaagggaagagaaagacagaaaagaaaaaagggaaagatgctTACCCCTCTGCCTCATTAAGTCCAGTTACAAGAATTGAACgaagaaaaataattgtacaAGTGAGCAAAGCTGTATGTACACGGATGTTCACTGAAATACTGTTTACAGTGACAGAATTATAAACTAAATGACTCACAATGGGAACATATAGAATATTGTGCCACCTATATTAAAAGTTATCTTCCATGAAGACTTTTGGTTATCTGTTTGTCTTAATCAGggctgtttttgttcatttgtgggCAAGGTTCAGAAACCCAGTCAAACTAACTTAAAAGAAACCTTTAACAGAAGGAAACAAGGGTATTCCCTGGACTCCAGGACCAGCTGGGAGCACAGTGGACCTGAGAAGCTGAGGGCCAGACCTGCTTCTCCTGTCTCTGAGCCTTCATAGGATCCTAGCTTCAGGACTTGCCTTCTTTATTTCTTGCTGGGCTGGTTTGTTTCTATTTGGTTTTTATGTGATCATAAAAATGGTTCGAGCTCTAGATTAGTTTCTTATCCAAATGCCTAACAGAGACCAACCAGAATCTGATCCAGTATCAAACTTCTAGGGGTATCCAAATGACCACACCTGGCTTACAGGTCCCCTCTTGGTCCAATCCTCAGTGGTCAGAGAAGGATCACGTGGCAAGCTGCCAACTCAGGATTATGGCAGATCTGGACTAGAATGGACTGGGAAGATAAGCAAATTGATTGtacttttcttttacaaataaaaattgttcATGATATTAAGTCCAGTGAGAAAAGTTAAGTGTTTCTATGCTTCAGGAtctcaaaatacattattaagAGATTATATCTGGACCATGAACAGGATGAtttgctttctttatatttttcagtttttacaaTTTATGTGAATTTCTATCATAAGTAAACATGAGttaatttattaagaatttatgAAGATACAACATGGACAATtatgatatattaaaaattgagcggaggggcgcctgggtggctcagtgggttgagcgtccaactcttgatttcggctcaggtcgtgatctcatggttgatgagttcaagctccacatcagtcaccatgctgacagcgcagagcctgcttgggattctctcactctgtctcaaaataaataaactttaaaaaaatacaaaaattaaattgagCAGAAACTGTCAATACTAATCACAATTAgtttgtacatatatacacatacacacacactgaataGTGATTATTTTGATAAGTGAAAGggtgatttatttttccctttcctattATTTCATGCTAGTTTTATAACAGCACATTTATTAATAACATTATGTTTTTTAAACCAGAAAGTGAGCAGGAAATGAAGACACACAAGGACTTTCATTCCACTACTGTTTGAACATTACAGGATACTATCCCAACAGAAATGCTGATCGGtagaatttgtttttcagatttgttttagAGAGCTGTAATACAGCTCATACTTTCTGGGTTCCTGCAGTCTAAACAGACTTCCAACTTTGCTTTAAGAGTGTCTAAGATGTGTTacattgtggggtgcctgggtggttcagtgggtaagcgtccaacttcagctcatgccatgatctcatggtttgtgagtttgagccccgcatgaggctctgtgctgacagctcagagcctggaggctgcttcggattctgtgtctccctctctgtttctcccccacttgctctctctctctctaaaataaacattaaggggcgcctgggtggcgcagtcggttaagcgtccgacttcagccaggtcacgatctcgcggtccgtgagttcgagccccgcgtcaggctctgggctgatggctcggagcctggagcctgtttccgattctgtgtctccctctctctctgcccctcccccgttcatgctctgtctctctctgtcccaaaaataaattaaaaacgttgaaaaaaaattaaaaaaaaaaataaaataaaataaacattaaaaaaattttttaaagatgtgttgCATTGTAAGCAAAACTTTCATCAATACCTGTTATAACATCTGCCCTTTGTTCaatgtttctgtatttaatttttaaaaatttttaaatgtttatttcatttttgagagcatgcGTGTGaatcagggaagggcagagacagagggagacagaggataccaaacaggctccatgttgacagcagagagcccaatatggggctcgaacccacgaatcgtttgatcatcacctgagctgaagtcagacacttaaccgactgagccacccaggcgcccaatgttTCTGTAATTTTCAAGAATAGATGAGGAAAGCAGATTATTAAAAGATACCtgtattgggcacctgggtggctcagtcagttgagcgtccaactcttggtctcagctcgggtcatgatcccaaggtcatgggatgaagccccggTTCGGCTCCAtgctgtgtgggattctctctctcttcctctgcccctctccccagcttcctctctaaaacaaatctgaaaaacaaataaaaaataaaatctacctgTATCCTACATTCGTGTCTAGGCGGTTATGGGTGTGCCCCGGGGGTACCTATGAGAACACCATTTTTCCCCTGGGACCGTGAGAGGAATGAGCTCATTTCAGATGCCAGTGAATTTAGAACCTTTATAAATTTATACTGTGTGTACTATAGTATCACCAGAAAAAAACGCAGAAGTAAAATTTCCAGATATTTAAGGGTAGATCATTCTTCATACTTCATACATTCTTGTCATTGTCACTGCTT from Neofelis nebulosa isolate mNeoNeb1 chromosome 6, mNeoNeb1.pri, whole genome shotgun sequence includes these protein-coding regions:
- the LOC131513599 gene encoding nascent polypeptide-associated complex subunit alpha, muscle-specific form-like — encoded protein: MHRACGLEPRCPQLKPSGALFPADSPPECNHRNVNPAMKDSPGPLDSPRLRKLRIPATLTAQFLSARLLPRGQNCPSRRADFPSPSANTSLNLKSTPGKPESEPDQPRPPGPPSPDARGQGLPSTRSSAHLVPGPRGGCRMHRGLPQPSTRPHPPPEVASGTPEALGCRSIRTRPTTGQSTKSPRTALNEDVTVSRAPASRQPRGRVSATLSSAPRAGESRLF